In Pseudomonas sp. Leaf58, one DNA window encodes the following:
- a CDS encoding NAD(P)(+) transhydrogenase (Re/Si-specific) subunit beta, translating to MSMNLVTLLYLVASVCFIQALKGLSHPTTSRRGNLFGMIGMGLAILTTVGLIYKLGAELATAGIGYVIVGLLVGGTAGSIMAKRVEMTKMPELVAFMHSMIGLAAVFIAIAAVLEPQSMGIVAAISDPIPTGNRLELFLGAAIGAITFSGSVIAFGKLSGKYKFRLFQGAPVQFPGQHKLNLILGLTTIALGLLFTFTGHYSAFTLMLVLAFIMGVLIIIPIGGADMPVVVSMLNSYSGWAAAGIGFSLNNSMLIIAGSLVGSSGAILSYIMCKAMNRSFFNVILGGFGGDTDAGAAQGTQEQRPVKSGSADDATFLLSNADSVIIVPGYGLAVARAQHALKELTEKLTHSGVTVKYAIHPVAGRMPGHMNVLLAEAEVPYDQVFEMEDINAEFGQADVVLVLGANDVVNPAAKNDPKSPIAGMPILEAFKAKTIIVNKRSMASGYAGLDNELFYLDKTMMVFGDAKKVIEDMVKAVE from the coding sequence ATGAGCATGAATCTGGTAACGCTCCTCTACCTCGTCGCCTCGGTGTGCTTCATCCAGGCGCTCAAGGGCCTGTCGCACCCGACCACCTCGCGGCGCGGCAACCTGTTCGGCATGATCGGCATGGGGCTCGCCATCCTCACCACGGTTGGCCTCATTTATAAGCTCGGGGCTGAGCTTGCTACCGCTGGCATCGGCTATGTCATCGTCGGCCTGCTGGTCGGCGGCACCGCCGGGTCGATTATGGCCAAGCGCGTCGAGATGACCAAGATGCCGGAGTTGGTCGCTTTCATGCACAGCATGATCGGCCTGGCGGCGGTGTTCATTGCCATCGCCGCCGTGCTGGAGCCACAATCGATGGGCATCGTTGCCGCTATCAGCGACCCGATCCCCACCGGCAACCGGCTGGAGCTGTTCCTTGGCGCGGCCATCGGTGCCATTACCTTCTCCGGTTCGGTAATTGCCTTTGGCAAGCTGTCGGGCAAGTACAAGTTCCGCCTGTTCCAAGGCGCACCGGTACAGTTCCCCGGCCAGCACAAGCTGAACCTGATCCTGGGCCTGACCACCATCGCCCTCGGCCTGCTGTTCACCTTCACCGGCCATTACAGTGCTTTCACCCTGATGCTGGTTTTGGCCTTTATCATGGGCGTACTGATCATTATTCCGATCGGGGGTGCTGACATGCCGGTGGTGGTGTCGATGCTCAACAGCTATTCGGGCTGGGCAGCGGCCGGTATCGGCTTCTCGCTGAACAACTCGATGCTGATCATCGCCGGCTCCTTGGTGGGTTCGTCCGGTGCCATCCTCTCGTACATCATGTGCAAGGCGATGAACCGCTCGTTCTTCAACGTCATCCTCGGTGGTTTCGGCGGTGATACCGATGCCGGCGCGGCGCAAGGGACGCAGGAGCAGCGCCCGGTGAAGTCCGGCTCGGCCGACGATGCCACCTTCCTGCTCAGCAATGCCGACAGCGTGATCATCGTCCCGGGCTACGGCCTGGCGGTGGCCCGCGCCCAGCACGCGCTGAAGGAACTGACCGAAAAGCTGACCCACAGCGGCGTCACCGTCAAGTACGCGATCCACCCAGTGGCAGGCCGTATGCCGGGGCACATGAACGTGCTGCTGGCAGAGGCAGAAGTGCCGTACGATCAGGTGTTCGAGATGGAAGACATCAACGCCGAGTTCGGCCAGGCTGACGTGGTGCTGGTACTGGGCGCCAACGACGTGGTCAACCCGGCGGCGAAGAACGACCCCAAGTCGCCGATCGCCGGCATGCCGATCCTCGAAGCGTTCAAGGCCAAGACCATCATCGTCAACAAGCGCTCCATGGCCAGCGGTTATGCCGGCCTGGACAACGAGCTGTTCTACCTCGACAAGACCATGATGGTGTTCGGCGACGCCAAGAAGGTCATCGAAGACATGGTGAAGGCGGTAGAGTGA
- a CDS encoding NAD(P) transhydrogenase subunit alpha, with translation MEDMLISHGIYNLIIFVLAIYVGYHVVWNVTPALHTPLMAVTNAISAIVIVGAMLAAALTVTPAGKLMGTLAVALAAVNVFGGFLVTRRMLEMFKKKTKNEAQK, from the coding sequence ATGGAAGACATGCTGATTTCCCATGGCATCTACAACCTGATCATCTTCGTGCTGGCGATCTATGTGGGTTACCACGTGGTGTGGAACGTCACCCCGGCGCTGCACACCCCGTTGATGGCAGTTACCAACGCCATCTCGGCAATCGTCATCGTCGGCGCCATGCTGGCAGCTGCCCTGACCGTTACCCCGGCCGGCAAGTTGATGGGTACCCTCGCCGTGGCCCTGGCCGCAGTCAATGTGTTCGGTGGCTTCCTGGTCACCCGCCGCATGCTTGAGATGTTCAAGAAGAAAACCAAGAACGAGGCGCAGAAGTAA
- a CDS encoding Re/Si-specific NAD(P)(+) transhydrogenase subunit alpha — MHIGVPLETQTGETRVAATPETIKKLIGQGHQVTVQRGAGLNASIPDSAYEAVGASLGSAADAYGAQLVLKVVAPSDQELALINSGSLLVGMLNPFNSELIGKMAERGITAFALEAAPRTSRAQSLDVLSSQANIAGYKAVLLAAHHYPRFMPMLMTAAGTVKAARVLILGAGVAGLQAIATAKRLGAVIEASDVRPAVKEQIESLGAKFLDVPFETDEERECAEGVGGYARPMPASWMQRQAQAVHERAKQADIVITTALIPGRKAPTLLSAETVAQMKPGSVVIDLAAAQGGNCPLTVADQVVQENGVIIVGPTNLPAQVGADASALYARNLLDFMKLLFDKDGALVINLEDDIVAACLMCRDGQIVRNNG, encoded by the coding sequence GTGCACATTGGTGTTCCTCTCGAGACGCAGACCGGTGAGACAAGGGTCGCAGCGACCCCAGAAACCATCAAGAAACTGATTGGCCAGGGTCATCAGGTCACCGTCCAACGGGGGGCAGGGCTCAACGCCAGCATTCCGGACAGTGCCTATGAGGCCGTGGGTGCTTCCCTGGGGAGTGCAGCCGATGCCTATGGCGCCCAATTGGTCCTCAAAGTGGTCGCTCCCAGTGACCAGGAACTGGCCCTGATAAACAGTGGCAGCCTCCTGGTGGGCATGCTCAACCCCTTCAACAGCGAGCTGATTGGCAAGATGGCCGAACGCGGCATTACCGCTTTCGCCCTGGAAGCCGCACCGCGCACCTCACGGGCACAGAGCCTGGACGTATTGTCGTCCCAGGCCAACATCGCCGGCTACAAGGCGGTGTTACTGGCTGCTCATCACTATCCACGCTTCATGCCGATGCTGATGACCGCTGCCGGTACCGTTAAGGCCGCGCGCGTGCTGATCCTGGGGGCGGGTGTTGCCGGCCTGCAGGCCATCGCCACGGCCAAGCGCCTGGGTGCGGTGATCGAGGCATCCGATGTACGCCCGGCCGTAAAGGAGCAGATTGAATCGTTGGGTGCCAAGTTTCTCGACGTGCCCTTCGAAACCGATGAGGAACGCGAGTGCGCCGAAGGCGTCGGCGGTTACGCCCGACCGATGCCGGCCAGCTGGATGCAGCGCCAGGCTCAGGCCGTACACGAGCGAGCCAAGCAGGCGGATATCGTTATCACCACCGCACTGATCCCGGGGCGCAAGGCGCCGACCCTGCTCAGCGCCGAAACCGTGGCGCAGATGAAGCCCGGCTCGGTGGTCATCGACCTCGCCGCCGCCCAGGGCGGCAACTGCCCGCTGACCGTTGCCGACCAGGTGGTGCAGGAGAACGGCGTGATCATCGTCGGCCCGACCAACCTACCGGCCCAGGTGGGTGCTGACGCCTCGGCACTGTATGCACGCAACCTGCTGGACTTCATGAAGCTGCTGTTCGACAAAGACGGCGCGCTGGTCATCAACCTCGAAGACGACATTGTCGCGGCCTGCCTTATGTGCCGTGATGGCCAAATCGTCCGCAACAACGGCTAA
- a CDS encoding LysR family transcriptional regulator, whose translation MRRKIPSTAALVCFEAAARNESFTKAAQELALTQGAVCRQIGGLEAFLNVELFRRSRRGVKLTEAGLSYSRQVAAQLDAVERDTLSVMRQQGANVIELAVVPTFGTQWLLPRLKDFQQRHPEVTVNLTNRTRPFLFADTTFDAAIYFGDADWSGTQSHRLMGENPVPVCSPTLLGGQGMLDAQCIAQLPLLQQSTRPYAWRQWFGSVGMNVEGDMTGPRYELFSMLAQAAMHEMGIALIPPFLIQRELEEGRLVVANRYALRSDKAYYLMIPERKVESASLRAFRDWLLSQAQAYTAKT comes from the coding sequence ATGCGCCGCAAGATCCCCAGTACCGCCGCCCTGGTCTGCTTTGAAGCGGCGGCGCGCAACGAGAGCTTTACCAAGGCCGCTCAGGAGCTGGCCCTCACCCAAGGTGCCGTTTGTCGGCAGATAGGTGGCCTTGAGGCCTTCCTTAATGTGGAACTGTTCCGCCGTTCGCGGCGGGGCGTGAAGCTGACTGAGGCAGGCCTTTCCTACAGCCGTCAGGTTGCCGCCCAACTGGACGCGGTAGAGCGTGACACCTTGTCGGTGATGCGCCAACAGGGCGCCAACGTGATCGAACTGGCCGTGGTGCCTACTTTCGGCACCCAATGGCTACTGCCACGCCTCAAGGACTTTCAGCAGCGCCACCCCGAGGTCACAGTCAACCTCACCAACCGCACCCGGCCCTTCCTGTTTGCCGACACCACCTTCGATGCCGCCATCTACTTCGGCGACGCCGATTGGTCCGGCACCCAGTCGCACCGGCTGATGGGCGAGAACCCGGTACCGGTATGCAGCCCAACCCTGCTGGGCGGCCAAGGTATGCTAGATGCGCAGTGCATTGCGCAACTGCCGCTGCTGCAGCAGAGCACGCGCCCCTATGCCTGGCGGCAATGGTTCGGCAGCGTCGGTATGAATGTAGAGGGCGACATGACAGGCCCGCGATATGAACTATTCTCGATGCTCGCCCAGGCGGCCATGCATGAGATGGGCATCGCCTTGATCCCACCGTTCCTGATCCAGCGCGAGTTGGAAGAGGGTAGGTTAGTGGTCGCTAACAGATACGCCCTGAGGAGCGACAAGGCCTACTATCTGATGATTCCGGAGCGCAAGGTGGAATCGGCATCACTGCGCGCCTTCCGCGACTGGCTGTTAAGCCAGGCCCAGGCGTACACAGCAAAAACGTAA
- a CDS encoding acyl-CoA dehydrogenase has product MAGKASFNWIDPLLLDQQLTEEERMVRDSAYQFAQDKLAPRVLEAFRHEQTDPAIFREMGEIGLLGATIPEQYGGSGLNYVCYGLIAREVERIDSGYRSMMSVQSSLVMVPINEFGTEAQKQKYLPKLASGEWIGCFGLTEPNYGSDPGSMITRARKVDGGYRLTGSKMWITNSPIADVFVVWAKDDAGDIRGFVLEKGWEGLSAPAIHGKVGLRASITGEIVMDNVFVPEENIFPDVRGLKGPFTCLNSARYGISWGALGAAEACWHTARQYTLDRQQFGRPLAANQLIQKKLADMQTEITLALQGCLRLGRMKDEGTAAVEITSIMKRNSCGKALDIARMARDMLGGNGISDEFGVARHLVNLEVVNTYEGTHDVHALILGRAQTGIQAFY; this is encoded by the coding sequence ATGGCCGGTAAAGCAAGCTTCAACTGGATCGACCCACTGCTGCTTGATCAGCAGCTCACTGAAGAAGAGCGCATGGTGCGTGACAGCGCTTATCAGTTCGCCCAGGACAAGTTGGCACCGCGCGTGCTCGAGGCCTTCCGCCATGAGCAAACCGACCCGGCGATCTTCCGTGAAATGGGTGAAATCGGCCTGCTGGGTGCCACCATTCCTGAGCAATACGGTGGCAGTGGCCTTAACTATGTGTGCTATGGCCTCATAGCGCGTGAGGTAGAACGCATCGACTCGGGTTACCGCTCGATGATGAGCGTGCAATCGTCGCTGGTAATGGTGCCGATCAACGAATTTGGCACCGAGGCACAAAAGCAGAAGTACCTACCCAAGCTCGCCAGTGGCGAGTGGATCGGTTGCTTTGGTCTGACCGAACCCAACTACGGCTCGGACCCGGGCTCGATGATCACGCGCGCTAGGAAGGTCGACGGTGGCTACCGCCTGACTGGCAGCAAGATGTGGATTACCAACAGTCCAATCGCCGATGTGTTCGTGGTCTGGGCCAAGGATGATGCTGGCGATATCCGCGGCTTCGTCCTGGAAAAGGGCTGGGAAGGCCTCAGTGCCCCGGCAATCCATGGCAAAGTTGGCCTGCGCGCCTCGATTACCGGCGAAATCGTCATGGATAACGTGTTCGTGCCAGAGGAGAACATCTTCCCGGATGTGCGTGGTCTCAAGGGCCCTTTCACCTGCCTGAACTCGGCCCGCTATGGCATCTCTTGGGGTGCGCTGGGTGCCGCTGAGGCCTGTTGGCACACCGCGCGTCAGTACACCTTGGACCGTCAGCAGTTCGGCCGCCCGCTGGCTGCCAACCAGCTGATTCAGAAAAAGCTGGCCGACATGCAGACCGAAATCACCCTGGCGCTGCAGGGTTGCCTGCGCCTGGGGCGGATGAAGGACGAGGGCACGGCTGCGGTGGAGATTACTTCGATCATGAAGCGCAACTCTTGCGGCAAGGCGCTCGATATCGCCCGTATGGCGCGTGACATGCTGGGTGGTAACGGCATCTCCGACGAGTTCGGTGTCGCCCGTCACCTGGTCAACCTTGAGGTGGTCAACACCTATGAAGGTACCCACGATGTGCATGCACTGATCCTTGGGCGTGCGCAAACCGGTATCCAGGCCTTCTATTAA
- a CDS encoding CaiB/BaiF CoA-transferase family protein, translated as MGALSHLRVLDLSRVLAGPWSGQILADLGADVIKVERPGSGDDTRSWGPPFLKDAEGENTSEAAYYLSANRNKRSVTIDFTLPEGQRLVRELAAKSDIVIENFKVGGLAAYGLDYQSLQAINPQLIYCSITGFGQTGPYAKRAGYDFMIQGLGGLMSLTGRPEGEDGAGPVKVGVALTDILTGLYSTVAILAALAHREQAGVGQHVDMALLDVQVACLANQAMNYLTTGRPPRRLGNAHPNIVPYQDFPTADGDFILTVGNDSQFRKFAEVAGQPQWADDPRFITNKLRVTNRAELIPLIRQATVFKTTAEWVSQLEAAGVPCGPINDLAQMFQDPQVLARGLAVSIAHPLAGSVPQVASPIRLSETPVEYRRAPPLLGEHTEVVLADVLGLDADEVQRLRSAGVL; from the coding sequence ATGGGCGCGCTATCACATCTGCGGGTGCTTGACCTTTCGCGCGTATTGGCTGGCCCGTGGTCGGGCCAGATCCTCGCTGACCTTGGTGCTGATGTAATCAAGGTCGAGCGCCCTGGAAGTGGAGACGATACACGCTCGTGGGGGCCGCCTTTCCTCAAGGATGCCGAGGGCGAGAACACCAGTGAGGCGGCCTATTACCTGTCCGCCAACCGCAACAAGCGCTCGGTGACCATAGATTTCACCCTGCCCGAGGGGCAGCGCCTGGTGCGTGAGCTGGCGGCCAAGTCAGATATCGTCATCGAGAACTTCAAGGTGGGTGGGCTGGCTGCCTATGGCCTGGACTACCAAAGCCTGCAGGCGATCAACCCTCAGCTTATCTATTGTTCCATAACGGGGTTTGGCCAGACCGGGCCTTATGCCAAGCGCGCGGGTTATGACTTCATGATCCAGGGGTTGGGTGGGTTGATGAGCCTGACCGGCCGCCCGGAGGGTGAAGATGGGGCGGGGCCGGTTAAGGTGGGGGTGGCGCTAACCGACATCCTTACCGGGTTGTATTCCACAGTAGCAATCCTCGCTGCCCTTGCTCATCGGGAGCAGGCTGGGGTGGGCCAGCATGTCGACATGGCATTGCTCGATGTGCAAGTCGCCTGCCTGGCGAACCAGGCAATGAACTACCTGACCACAGGGCGCCCGCCTCGTCGCCTGGGCAATGCGCATCCTAATATCGTGCCTTACCAGGACTTTCCGACAGCGGATGGCGATTTCATTCTTACCGTGGGCAACGACAGCCAGTTCCGCAAGTTCGCTGAAGTCGCTGGGCAGCCGCAATGGGCGGACGATCCGCGTTTCATTACCAACAAGCTCCGGGTAACCAACCGGGCTGAGCTGATTCCGCTCATTCGCCAGGCCACGGTGTTCAAGACCACGGCCGAATGGGTGAGCCAATTGGAGGCTGCAGGGGTCCCGTGCGGGCCGATCAACGACCTGGCGCAGATGTTCCAGGATCCCCAGGTGTTGGCGCGTGGGCTGGCAGTAAGTATTGCGCATCCGTTGGCGGGGAGTGTGCCGCAAGTAGCGAGCCCTATACGGTTGTCGGAAACGCCGGTGGAGTATCGCCGGGCGCCGCCGCTATTGGGTGAGCATACCGAGGTGGTGCTGGCGGATGTGTTGGGGCTAGATGCCGATGAAGTGCAACGGCTACGCAGCGCCGGTGTGCTTTAA
- a CDS encoding GntR family transcriptional regulator — protein MAEKIKLSNVLASEQLLPHQARGVIEERLRSAILDGRLPPGTAVRQQELATLFGVSRMPVREALRQLEAQSLLKVEMHKGAVVAPLIGEDAVDTYALRILLEAEALRQSIPLLDANDIANARGYIQQLENETRHAEIGRLNRLFHMALYNKSPNKKLLRLIEDELNEEERFLRFHLSSMGLGKLTQDDHNALVDAACDKLVDEAVAVLENHLNKGARVIRKYLDTQLGD, from the coding sequence GTGGCCGAGAAAATCAAATTGAGCAATGTGCTGGCCAGCGAACAGCTGTTGCCGCACCAGGCCCGTGGCGTGATTGAAGAACGCCTGCGCAGTGCCATTCTTGATGGCCGCTTGCCCCCGGGTACGGCTGTGCGACAACAAGAGCTCGCCACCCTGTTCGGTGTAAGCCGCATGCCCGTGCGCGAGGCCTTGCGCCAGCTTGAGGCGCAATCACTGTTGAAAGTGGAGATGCACAAAGGCGCAGTGGTTGCGCCGTTGATCGGCGAAGATGCGGTGGACACCTATGCCCTGCGCATCCTGCTCGAGGCGGAAGCACTACGCCAATCGATTCCGCTGCTTGATGCCAACGACATCGCCAACGCCCGGGGCTATATCCAGCAATTGGAGAACGAAACCCGCCACGCCGAAATCGGTCGCCTCAATCGCCTGTTCCACATGGCGTTGTACAACAAGTCGCCGAACAAAAAACTGCTGCGCCTGATCGAGGACGAACTGAATGAGGAAGAACGCTTCCTGCGTTTCCATCTATCGTCCATGGGACTGGGAAAGCTCACCCAGGACGATCACAACGCGCTGGTGGATGCAGCCTGCGACAAGCTGGTGGATGAGGCGGTAGCAGTGCTGGAAAACCACCTGAATAAGGGTGCGCGGGTGATCCGGAAGTACCTGGATACGCAGCTGGGAGACTAA
- the lapG gene encoding cysteine protease LapG: MPLFFAVASRTIAAFDWPEQGFAVAISWMLKTVVQRVGLAALLGILLLGGLHADWDFSQISRKSQALYGPLGSGQGRIDAWQNLMTTQKQGTELERLQVVNRFFNQQLRYVEDIDLWHEVDYWATPVQALIKGAGDCEDYAIAKYFSLRRMGIPSEKLRITYVKALRQNRAHMVLTYYSNPQAQPLVLDSLMDAIKPASQRTDLLPVYAFNGEGLWLTGAAGNKKVGDTKRLSRWQDLLKKMQAEGFPAEPVY; this comes from the coding sequence GTGCCATTGTTTTTTGCCGTGGCAAGCCGCACCATCGCTGCTTTCGACTGGCCTGAACAGGGCTTCGCAGTGGCGATATCCTGGATGCTAAAAACCGTTGTGCAACGTGTCGGCCTTGCCGCGCTGCTGGGCATTCTGCTGCTTGGCGGCTTGCACGCGGATTGGGACTTTTCCCAGATCAGCCGCAAATCGCAGGCCTTATATGGCCCGCTGGGGAGTGGGCAGGGCCGTATCGATGCTTGGCAGAACCTGATGACCACGCAGAAACAGGGTACTGAGCTTGAGCGCTTGCAGGTGGTCAACCGATTCTTCAACCAGCAACTGCGCTATGTCGAGGACATCGATCTGTGGCATGAGGTCGATTACTGGGCCACACCGGTGCAGGCGCTGATAAAGGGCGCAGGGGACTGCGAGGACTACGCTATCGCCAAGTATTTCAGCCTGCGGCGCATGGGTATCCCCAGCGAAAAACTGCGCATCACCTATGTCAAGGCGCTGCGGCAGAACCGGGCGCACATGGTCCTGACCTATTATTCAAACCCACAAGCACAGCCGTTGGTGCTCGACAGCCTGATGGATGCCATCAAGCCAGCCAGCCAGCGTACCGACCTGTTGCCGGTGTATGCCTTCAATGGCGAGGGGCTGTGGTTGACGGGCGCTGCAGGCAACAAGAAGGTCGGCGATACCAAGCGGCTGTCACGCTGGCAGGATTTGCTGAAGAAAATGCAGGCCGAAGGGTTTCCGGCCGAGCCGGTTTACTGA
- the lapD gene encoding cyclic di-GMP receptor LapD, whose translation MSLFKQLLLAICLFLVIAFSGSFMVSLESSRSQYVNQLRSHAQDAATALALSLTPNIDDPAMVELMVSSIFDSGYYASIKVVDLGSNAVLVERHAEPDPSGVPRWFVHLIGLEAAGGDAIVSRGWQQAARVEVISHPMFAIAKLWQSALGSLGWLLLCGAASAVLGALLLRRQLRPLDYMVEQSHAIARREFLSLPELPRTPELRRVVQAMNQMVEKLKALFTEQAERSERLRAESYQDSLTGLSNRRYFEMQLNARVSNLEEARTGYLLLLRVQGLAGLNARLGGQRTDQLLQAVGEQLRRTCATYPETNDLISRSRGGEFAVLAPGMVHEEAVQLAQALEATLQSLHETGASDIDPVACIGLAPYSPGDAPQALLKLADEALARAENQPTPGWVCLEQGVAAVAADSQHAWYERLDQAFIRGHFQLFFQPVVDCTTAQRILHHKVISRLQEGPDEALPAGRFLPWLERFGWMSRLDLLVLEKVLAHLRGHDQVLAMNLSAATLADPKALQRVYELLGQHTALGPRLVFEIGEEQLPEQSALEQLNRRLHALGFGLALQRFGGRFSMIGNLAHLGLAYLKIDGSYIRNIDREQHKRLFIEAIQRAAHSIDLPLIAERVETEGERLVLQEMGVGGIQGQLVGEPAPWR comes from the coding sequence ATGTCATTGTTCAAACAATTGCTGTTGGCCATTTGCCTGTTCCTGGTGATCGCCTTCAGTGGCAGTTTCATGGTCAGCCTGGAAAGCTCACGTAGCCAGTACGTCAACCAGTTGCGCTCGCACGCCCAGGATGCGGCGACCGCGCTGGCGCTGTCGCTTACGCCGAATATCGATGACCCAGCGATGGTCGAACTGATGGTCAGCTCGATTTTCGACAGTGGTTATTATGCAAGCATCAAGGTGGTCGACCTAGGCTCCAATGCCGTGCTGGTGGAGCGCCACGCCGAGCCGGACCCAAGCGGTGTACCGCGCTGGTTCGTGCACTTGATCGGTCTGGAGGCTGCCGGTGGCGATGCCATTGTCAGCCGCGGCTGGCAGCAGGCTGCGCGGGTTGAAGTGATCAGCCACCCGATGTTCGCCATCGCCAAGCTCTGGCAAAGCGCTCTGGGCAGCCTGGGCTGGCTGCTGTTGTGTGGTGCGGCCAGTGCTGTGCTTGGGGCCTTGCTGTTGCGCCGCCAGTTACGGCCGCTGGACTACATGGTGGAGCAATCTCACGCCATTGCTCGCCGCGAATTCCTCAGCCTGCCAGAGTTGCCGCGTACACCAGAACTGCGCCGGGTGGTGCAGGCAATGAATCAGATGGTCGAAAAGCTCAAGGCATTGTTCACCGAGCAGGCCGAGCGCAGTGAGCGACTGCGTGCCGAATCCTACCAGGACAGCCTGACTGGGCTGTCCAACCGCCGTTATTTCGAGATGCAGCTGAACGCCCGGGTGAGCAACCTGGAAGAAGCGCGCACCGGCTACCTGCTGTTGCTGCGGGTCCAGGGGCTGGCGGGGTTGAACGCTCGCCTTGGCGGCCAGCGTACCGACCAGCTGCTGCAGGCAGTGGGTGAGCAGTTGCGCCGCACCTGTGCCACTTACCCGGAAACCAACGACCTGATTTCCCGCAGCCGTGGCGGCGAGTTTGCCGTGCTGGCACCAGGCATGGTGCATGAGGAGGCGGTGCAACTCGCTCAGGCCCTGGAAGCGACGCTGCAAAGCCTGCATGAAACCGGCGCCAGTGATATCGATCCGGTGGCCTGCATCGGCCTTGCGCCCTACAGCCCTGGTGACGCACCACAGGCGCTACTCAAGCTCGCAGACGAGGCACTGGCCCGCGCCGAGAACCAGCCGACGCCAGGCTGGGTCTGCCTGGAGCAGGGTGTGGCTGCCGTCGCAGCGGACAGTCAGCACGCTTGGTACGAGCGGCTTGACCAAGCGTTCATCCGCGGCCATTTCCAACTGTTCTTCCAGCCTGTGGTGGACTGCACCACTGCGCAACGGATACTGCACCACAAGGTGATTTCGCGCTTGCAGGAGGGGCCCGACGAGGCGCTGCCGGCGGGTCGCTTCTTGCCCTGGCTGGAGCGTTTCGGCTGGATGTCACGGTTGGACCTGCTGGTACTGGAGAAGGTGCTTGCGCACCTGCGTGGGCATGACCAGGTGCTGGCGATGAACCTGTCAGCCGCTACCCTGGCCGACCCCAAGGCACTGCAGCGTGTTTACGAATTGCTGGGCCAGCATACGGCGCTGGGGCCGCGGCTGGTCTTCGAAATTGGCGAAGAACAACTGCCCGAGCAGTCTGCCCTCGAGCAGCTGAATCGGCGCTTGCACGCGCTAGGGTTCGGCTTGGCCCTGCAACGCTTTGGTGGGCGCTTCAGCATGATCGGCAACCTGGCGCACTTGGGCCTGGCCTACCTGAAAATCGACGGCAGCTACATCCGCAATATCGACCGTGAGCAGCACAAGCGGCTGTTCATCGAAGCCATCCAGCGCGCGGCGCACAGCATTGACCTGCCGTTGATTGCCGAGCGTGTAGAGACGGAAGGGGAGCGGCTGGTGTTGCAGGAGATGGGCGTGGGCGGGATTCAGGGGCAGTTGGTTGGCGAACCTGCGCCTTGGCGCTGA